One window from the genome of Methanobrevibacter sp. encodes:
- the cobA gene encoding uroporphyrinogen-III C-methyltransferase produces MPVYLIGAGPGDPDLITLKAVKALNKADVVLYDYLANDEILKHAPEDAKIIYVGKKAGEHYKTQDEINQLIIEEAKEHENVIRLKGGDPFVFGRGGEELLALAAENIDFEVIPGVTSAIGAPTSMAFPITHRAVATSFTVVTGHEDPTKKDKQVKWDYTADTLIILMGIGNIKENTEEIMKYRDPKTPACAIESGTLPNERVVFGTLETIADKEINTPAILVIGDVINVFKEIKGIE; encoded by the coding sequence ATGCCAGTATATTTAATAGGTGCAGGTCCAGGAGACCCTGATTTAATAACTTTAAAAGCTGTGAAAGCATTGAATAAGGCAGATGTCGTTTTATATGACTATTTGGCTAACGATGAAATACTCAAGCATGCTCCAGAAGATGCAAAGATTATTTATGTTGGAAAGAAAGCCGGAGAGCATTATAAGACACAGGATGAAATCAATCAATTGATTATCGAGGAAGCGAAAGAGCATGAAAATGTAATCAGACTCAAAGGTGGAGACCCATTCGTATTCGGCAGAGGGGGAGAAGAACTCTTGGCCCTTGCAGCAGAAAACATAGATTTTGAAGTCATACCTGGAGTAACATCAGCTATCGGTGCACCTACAAGCATGGCATTTCCAATCACCCACAGGGCAGTAGCTACCTCATTTACAGTTGTTACAGGCCATGAGGATCCAACCAAAAAGGACAAGCAGGTAAAATGGGATTACACTGCAGACACATTGATAATCCTCATGGGAATAGGCAACATCAAGGAAAACACAGAGGAAATCATGAAATACAGAGATCCTAAAACTCCTGCATGTGCAATCGAAAGCGGAACACTTCCAAACGAAAGGGTCGTTTTCGGAACCCTTGAAACAATAGCCGACAAGGAAATCAACACACCGGCAATACTTGTCATTGGCGATGTGATCAACGTATTCAAGGAAATTAAAGGAATTGAATAA